From Crateriforma spongiae, a single genomic window includes:
- the leuD gene encoding 3-isopropylmalate dehydratase small subunit: protein MQNFTIHTGVVATLDRANVDTDQIIPKQFLKRIERTGFGQFLFYDWRYLDDGETPNPEFELNRVNVKGASILVAGPNFGSGSSREHAVWALDDYGIRCVIAPSFADIFFNNCFKNGLLPIVLPQADVDELFQRTEAHSPYQLTVNLEDQTITDNKGFDRSFEVDESRRHKLLHGLDDIAQTLQHEEKITAYENARTW from the coding sequence ATGCAAAACTTCACCATCCACACCGGCGTGGTCGCGACCCTGGATCGCGCCAATGTCGACACCGATCAGATCATCCCCAAGCAATTCCTGAAGCGTATCGAACGCACGGGATTCGGCCAGTTTTTGTTTTATGACTGGCGTTATCTGGACGACGGCGAAACCCCCAATCCGGAATTTGAACTGAACCGCGTCAACGTCAAAGGCGCGTCGATCTTGGTCGCCGGCCCGAACTTTGGCAGCGGCAGCAGTCGCGAACACGCCGTTTGGGCGCTGGACGATTACGGCATCCGCTGCGTTATCGCTCCTTCGTTCGCCGATATCTTCTTCAACAACTGTTTCAAAAACGGACTGTTGCCGATCGTCTTGCCCCAAGCCGATGTGGACGAACTGTTCCAGCGGACCGAAGCTCATTCGCCGTATCAGTTGACGGTGAACCTGGAAGATCAAACGATCACCGACAACAAAGGCTTTGATCGTTCGTTCGAAGTGGACGAAAGTCGCCGGCACAAACTGCTGCACGGTCTGGACGATATCGCCCAAACCTTGCAGCACGAAGAAAAGATTACGGCCTACGAAAACGCGCGTACTTGGTGA
- a CDS encoding glycerophosphodiester phosphodiesterase family protein, which produces MIFDTTTLCRPAVTCLRFALPITLAFVNVHPTIAEKPLVIAHRGASADAPENTLPAFELAFEQQADGVEGDFYLTIDGQIVCHHDKDTERTGGKKLVVKDCTLDQLRGLEYGQWKAPEFHGTVIPTFQQVYQSVPEGKRFVIELKVGPEIVAPLKAELDRLHHGQIDLLIIAFQEDTVAKCKELLPQIPVHWLTSFRQGDDGVVRPTAAQIAQTVRETSADGVGMQGKRDVIDDAFIAELRRGGCDDFHVWTIDDPADAQYFARLGASGVTTNVPAVVGPAVR; this is translated from the coding sequence ATGATCTTTGACACGACGACTTTGTGCCGCCCCGCCGTGACGTGTTTGCGATTCGCCCTGCCGATCACGCTTGCCTTTGTGAATGTTCATCCGACCATTGCTGAAAAACCGTTGGTGATCGCCCATCGCGGCGCATCGGCCGACGCCCCGGAAAACACGCTGCCCGCATTCGAATTGGCGTTCGAACAACAGGCCGATGGCGTCGAAGGCGATTTTTATCTGACCATCGACGGGCAGATCGTCTGTCACCACGACAAGGACACCGAACGGACCGGCGGCAAAAAGTTGGTCGTGAAGGATTGCACGCTGGACCAACTGCGTGGCTTGGAATACGGCCAATGGAAAGCCCCCGAGTTTCACGGGACGGTCATCCCGACTTTCCAACAGGTCTATCAAAGCGTGCCGGAAGGCAAGCGTTTTGTGATCGAGCTGAAAGTCGGTCCCGAAATCGTTGCTCCGCTGAAAGCCGAATTGGATCGCCTGCATCACGGCCAGATCGATTTGTTGATCATCGCGTTCCAGGAAGACACGGTCGCCAAGTGCAAGGAACTGTTGCCGCAGATTCCCGTTCACTGGCTGACCAGTTTTCGTCAGGGAGACGACGGTGTTGTTCGACCGACGGCGGCGCAGATCGCACAAACCGTGCGAGAAACGTCGGCCGACGGTGTGGGCATGCAGGGAAAACGCGACGTCATTGATGACGCCTTTATCGCCGAGCTTCGTCGCGGAGGCTGCGACGATTTTCACGTCTGGACGATCGACGATCCGGCCGATGCACAGTACTTCGCCCGGCTCGGGGCATCAGGGGTCACGACCAACGTTCCCGCTGTGGTCGGACCCGCCGTTCGCTAG
- the leuC gene encoding 3-isopropylmalate dehydratase large subunit yields MPDGSSSAPQTLLDKIWDQHVVHQPESGPAILYIDLHLVHEVTSPQAFEGLRINNRKVRRPERTLATPDHNVPTTDRSLPIADPISKKQIETLRQNCKDFGVTLFDIGDVRQGIVHVIGPENGYTQPGMTIVCGDSHTATHGAFGALAFGIGTSEVEHVMATQTLLQFKPKTFELRVDGELARGVTAKDLILYLIGQIGTAGGTGYVLEYTGDCVRALSMEERMTVCNMSIEAGARAGMIAPDETTFEYLRGKPEVPKDFDAAVQRWRQLVTDPGASYDRSNVYQGADIQPQVTWGTNPGQVRSITDPIPDPADFDDPVEQKSTAQALQYMGLTAKTPMTDLTLDRVFIGSCTNARIEDLRAAAEVVKGHRCSDRVNAMVVPGSGQVKTQAEKEGLDKVFREAGFDWREAGCSMCLAMNPDKLSPGERCASTSNRNFEGRQGKGGRTHLVSPAMAAAAAVEGHFVDIRQWDYR; encoded by the coding sequence ATGCCCGACGGCTCATCGTCCGCACCGCAGACCCTTTTGGACAAAATCTGGGACCAGCACGTGGTCCACCAACCGGAAAGCGGTCCCGCAATTCTGTACATCGACCTGCACTTGGTCCACGAAGTCACCAGCCCCCAAGCGTTCGAAGGATTGCGGATCAACAACCGCAAAGTCCGACGACCTGAACGCACGCTGGCCACTCCGGACCACAACGTCCCGACGACCGACCGCAGCCTGCCGATCGCTGATCCGATCAGCAAGAAGCAGATCGAAACCCTGCGTCAGAACTGCAAGGACTTCGGTGTCACCCTGTTCGACATCGGCGACGTCCGCCAGGGCATCGTCCACGTCATCGGCCCGGAAAACGGCTACACCCAGCCCGGCATGACGATCGTTTGCGGCGACAGCCACACGGCGACCCACGGGGCCTTCGGCGCTCTGGCCTTCGGCATCGGCACCAGCGAAGTCGAACACGTGATGGCGACCCAAACGTTGCTGCAGTTCAAACCCAAGACGTTCGAATTACGCGTCGACGGCGAACTGGCCCGCGGCGTGACCGCCAAAGATTTGATCCTTTATCTGATCGGGCAAATCGGCACCGCCGGTGGCACGGGATACGTCTTGGAATACACCGGTGATTGCGTCCGCGCTCTTTCGATGGAAGAACGCATGACGGTGTGCAACATGTCGATCGAAGCGGGTGCCCGCGCCGGCATGATCGCTCCCGACGAAACCACGTTCGAATACCTGCGTGGCAAACCAGAAGTCCCGAAGGACTTCGATGCCGCCGTGCAGCGCTGGCGTCAATTGGTGACCGATCCCGGTGCGTCTTACGATCGGTCCAACGTTTACCAGGGTGCGGACATCCAACCGCAAGTCACCTGGGGAACGAACCCGGGCCAGGTCCGCAGCATCACCGATCCGATTCCCGACCCGGCCGACTTTGACGATCCGGTCGAACAAAAATCAACCGCCCAGGCGCTCCAGTACATGGGGCTGACCGCCAAGACGCCGATGACCGACTTGACGCTCGATCGGGTTTTCATCGGGTCGTGCACCAACGCCCGCATCGAAGATTTGCGTGCCGCAGCGGAGGTCGTCAAAGGTCATCGCTGCAGCGATCGCGTCAACGCGATGGTCGTTCCGGGCAGCGGCCAGGTGAAGACTCAGGCCGAAAAGGAAGGCTTGGACAAGGTTTTCCGCGAAGCCGGATTTGATTGGCGGGAAGCGGGTTGCAGCATGTGCCTGGCAATGAACCCCGACAAGCTGTCACCGGGCGAACGTTGCGCCAGCACCAGCAACCGGAATTTCGAAGGCCGGCAAGGCAAAGGCGGACGGACCCACTTGGTCAGCCCCGCGATGGCCGCCGCCGCAGCGGTCGAAGGTCATTTCGTCGACATCCGCCAGTGGGATTATCGATAG
- a CDS encoding trypsin-like peptidase domain-containing protein: MRLTTKLSLARRIAIGMILASSTSIVSSVGGPAGLETQRSCHAAEEESISDARMTPTVRAIRRASPAVVNIHGQKTVRTTAAGMVGANSQDSFRQVNGMGTGVVVDPRGYVITNYHVVEDVNDIRVTLQDGTNTHADLIASHVRNDLALIKVHTDKPLPTIPRGTSEDLMVGETVIAIGNAFGYYHTCTQGIISALHRDVPVNETQDYVDLIQISAGINPGNSGGPLLNIDGEIIGVNVAVRVGASQIAFTLPIDQVVETVTEMIKQHNAQRVALGIRTDGGPRDGDGVTVTDVTASSPAAREGLKPGDRVVRVGSTKVDDQLDYVLAVLGSEPGESIQIEVQRDGQDMMFALDQSGRSIAKPQTTEELAWSVIGIQAKPMAASSMQQLNRRLGTSYGGGLYITRVRPGSPAAEQSIAPGDILLGIHEWQTARLKDLADILRHPEMQPGPRAKFYIVRRNQTLYGHLQLAAQNGRSTAKR, from the coding sequence ATGCGATTGACCACAAAGCTGTCCCTGGCACGACGGATTGCCATTGGCATGATCCTCGCGTCGTCCACGTCGATCGTGTCATCGGTGGGCGGCCCGGCCGGCCTGGAAACACAGCGGTCCTGTCATGCTGCCGAAGAAGAATCGATTTCCGACGCACGGATGACGCCCACGGTCCGCGCGATCCGTCGCGCTTCGCCGGCGGTGGTCAATATCCATGGCCAAAAGACCGTTCGTACGACCGCGGCCGGCATGGTCGGTGCCAACAGCCAGGATTCGTTCCGGCAAGTCAACGGCATGGGAACCGGCGTGGTCGTTGACCCCCGTGGTTACGTGATCACCAACTATCACGTGGTCGAAGACGTCAACGACATTCGCGTGACGTTGCAAGACGGCACCAACACGCACGCCGACTTGATCGCTTCGCACGTTCGCAATGACTTGGCGTTGATCAAGGTCCACACCGACAAACCGTTGCCGACCATTCCGCGTGGCACGAGTGAAGACTTGATGGTCGGTGAAACTGTGATTGCCATCGGTAATGCGTTTGGGTACTACCACACATGTACCCAAGGCATCATCAGCGCCCTGCACCGCGACGTTCCGGTCAACGAGACCCAGGACTACGTCGATCTGATTCAAATCAGTGCCGGCATCAACCCGGGGAATTCCGGTGGGCCGCTGTTGAATATCGATGGCGAAATCATCGGAGTCAACGTCGCCGTTCGTGTGGGTGCGTCACAGATTGCGTTCACCTTGCCGATCGACCAAGTCGTCGAAACGGTGACCGAAATGATCAAGCAGCACAATGCCCAGCGTGTTGCCCTTGGAATTCGAACCGACGGCGGACCCCGCGATGGCGATGGAGTCACCGTCACCGATGTCACCGCCAGCAGTCCTGCCGCACGGGAAGGACTGAAGCCGGGCGACCGCGTGGTCCGCGTCGGTTCAACCAAGGTCGACGATCAATTGGATTATGTGTTGGCCGTCTTGGGATCCGAACCTGGGGAATCGATTCAAATCGAAGTCCAGCGTGACGGCCAAGACATGATGTTTGCCTTGGACCAGTCGGGACGGTCGATCGCCAAGCCTCAGACGACCGAAGAACTGGCCTGGAGCGTGATCGGCATCCAAGCCAAACCGATGGCGGCATCATCGATGCAGCAGCTGAATCGCCGCTTGGGAACCAGTTACGGCGGTGGCCTGTATATCACTCGGGTGCGTCCGGGTTCTCCGGCCGCCGAACAAAGCATCGCCCCGGGGGACATCCTGTTGGGCATCCATGAGTGGCAAACCGCGCGGCTGAAAGACTTGGCCGACATTCTGCGACACCCGGAAATGCAGCCCGGACCGCGTGCGAAGTTCTACATCGTTCGCCGCAATCAAACGCTTTACGGCCACCTGCAGCTGGCCGCACAAAACGGTCGCAGCACCGCGAAGCGATAA